The sequence GGCGCACTTGCGTAGGGCGCAGGCTGTCGGGCCCCACGGCCGCGCTGTCGGGCGGTGCCTGCAACGTGTCACGCGCCGCAGCGCGCGTCGTGTCTGGAGCCTGCTGCGCATGCACGACGGCCGGCCAAAGCCCCAGGAGCACACCCACGATGCCCACGCCAAGCAGCAGGTCCCTCAGCCTTGTACGCACTCCACCCCTCATGACGGACTTGGTTCATCGGCGTCGAAGGCCAGCCGGGCCGCGCCGAGCAGACTCACCTCGTTGCCCATCGTTTCGCGGGCAATCACGAGGTCGTCGCGCAGCGCCGGCACCACGTAATGCGCCAGGGCCTTGCGGGCCGGCTCCAGGATGTAATCGCCCGCGGCGGAGACACCGCCGCCCACCACTACGGTGCGGATGTCGAGCAAGTTGACCGCAGCGCCCAGCCCGCAGCCCAGCTTGTGCCCGGCCCACGCCAGCAGGTCGATGCCCGCCTCGTCGTCTCGCGTGGCCGCCTCGTAGAGTGTGCGCGGCGTGAGGGCCGACAAGTCGCCATCGACCAGGTCGTAGATGCAGCTGTCGGGATAGTTGACGAGCCGCGCGCGGGCGTGCTCCGACAGAAACGACTGGCCCAGGTAGCCTTCCAGCGCACCGGCCACCCCCGAGTTGGCGTACGCCCCCTCGTAATCAATTGTTAGGTGGCCAATTTCCCCAGCGCCCCCGCTGCTGCCGCGAAAGATCTGGTTCTGGTAGATGATGGCGCCGCCCACGCCCGTCCCCAACGTAATCATGATGAAGTCGTCGTAGGGCGTACCGGCGCCGTAGTGCGCCGACCCGAGGCCCGCCACGTTCGCATCGTTTTCGACCACCACAACCGGCACGTTGAGCGCCGACTGCAACGCATCGTGCAGGTTTACCGACGTCCAGCCCGGCAGGTTGGGCGGATCGCTCACGGTGGTACGGTCCCAGTTGATGGCGCCGGGCGACCCGATGCCTATGCCCGCGACGCCGTCGGGCGCCTGCCGCTTCATCTCGCGGGCCGCGTCGATGAGGCGCTCTACCACATGCTCGGGGCCCTCGTCGGCCTCGGTAGGCCGCTCGATATGCTCGCGCACGCCCCGTTCCTGCTCTACAAGCGCAGCCTTCAGGTTCGTGCCGCCCAGGTCAATGCCAATTGCGTAGGTACTCATAAGTGGGGGGTTAACAGACGAATAGCGCTATGGGGTTGGCGGCGCGTCCACAACGCGGTACACCGTTTCGTTGGGCTTCCGCATGCCGTACACCTCGCGCGCAATGCGCTCAACGGTCGAGTCCGGGAGCGGGCGGTCGAGTTCGGCTTGCAGCCGCTGGATGCGCGCCTTCAACT comes from Salisaeta longa DSM 21114 and encodes:
- a CDS encoding ROK family protein — translated: MSTYAIGIDLGGTNLKAALVEQERGVREHIERPTEADEGPEHVVERLIDAAREMKRQAPDGVAGIGIGSPGAINWDRTTVSDPPNLPGWTSVNLHDALQSALNVPVVVVENDANVAGLGSAHYGAGTPYDDFIMITLGTGVGGAIIYQNQIFRGSSGGAGEIGHLTIDYEGAYANSGVAGALEGYLGQSFLSEHARARLVNYPDSCIYDLVDGDLSALTPRTLYEAATRDDEAGIDLLAWAGHKLGCGLGAAVNLLDIRTVVVGGGVSAAGDYILEPARKALAHYVVPALRDDLVIARETMGNEVSLLGAARLAFDADEPSPS